A window of the Henckelia pumila isolate YLH828 chromosome 3, ASM3356847v2, whole genome shotgun sequence genome harbors these coding sequences:
- the LOC140890228 gene encoding protein FAR1-RELATED SEQUENCE 5-like produces the protein MEENSDDDQIYMPEVVDERKPKIGMEFGSVDEAFLFYNHYAREAGFSTRINTSKKYKITNEVVWKQFVCSKEGHTDEKKNQPSDEKRRKERARGQVRTGFRSKISIVKAQSGTNWAVSAFQESHNHPLSTPSKVHLLQSHRTVSAAKKALTQQFSEANVSTCQQIRLLEIEYGGSEHIGCTETDIRNFERDLKNEQKDIDAETLIEFFASEKEKNSDFFFIYETYSEKRLNRCFWADAVSRRTYSAFGDVVVDEKTESFVWMLNKFVEAMPTGAPNVIITDQDPAMTKAIAQVFPQTMHRYCLWYILNKFSEKLDPMTFRDHYQIIKHVIENSTTPNEFVSSWEEAMKCAKLEGNDWLQLMYDLRKKWVPAYLNHVFAAGMSSSQISESSHSFFKRSKEICQWNIRWLKCIQKKKWVEFESEISESHGYCVQQVSEEDEKVIYNVMHYQSSSSSKPKVFQLPDKYILNRWTQHAMVGAPYTMGEENISNDPEKLLISRNSRLSFKSSLIIDETSLTDEGTKLMEEQLDSLYYKIREINNSRNLSMGR, from the exons ATGGAAGAAAACAGTGATGATGATCAGATATACATGCCCGAAGTTGTAGATGAGAGAAAACCCAAAATTGGGATGGAATTTGGCTCAGTAGATGAGGCTTTTTTGTTCTATAACCATTATGCTCGAGAAGCTGGATTTAGCACGAGAATCAACACTAGCAAAAAATATAAGATTACAAATGAGGTTGTTTGGAAACAATTTGTATGCTCTAAAGAAGGGCATACCGATGAGAAGAAGAACCAACCAAGTGATGAGAAACGAAGAAAAGAAAGAGCTCGTGGTCAAGTGAGAACTGGTTTTCGATCAAAAATTTCAATTGTGAAGGCACAAAGTGGAACAAACTGGGCTGTCAGTGCTTTTCAGGAGAGTCATAATCATCCACTATCGACTCCTTCAAAGGTGCATTTGCTACAGTCACATCGCACTGTTTCGGCAGCAAAGAAAGCATTGACTCAACAATTTTCAGAAGCCAATGTGTCAACTTGTCAGCAAATTCGGTTATTGGAGATTGAGTATGGAGGGTCTGAGCATATTGGTTGCACAGAAACAGATATTAGAAACTTTGAGAGAGATCTAAAAAATGAACAAAAAGATATCGATGCAGAAACACTAATCGAGTTCTTTGCATCCGAAAAAGAGAAGAATTCCGATTTTTTCTTCATATATGAGACATATTCAGAAAAGAGATTAAATAGGTGTTTTTGGGCGGATGCTGTATCAAGGAGGACATACAGTGCATTTGGTGATGTAGTTGT TGATGAGAAAACCGAGTCTTTTGTTTGGATGCTTAACAAGTTTGTAGAAGCCATGCCTACAGGTGCACCAAACGTGATCATTACTGACCAGGATCCTGCTATGACGAAAGCCATTGCACAAGTTTTCCCACAAACAATGCATCGATATTGTTTGTGGTACATACTGAACAAGTTCTCAGAGAAATTAGACCCTATGACTTTTCGTGACCACTATCAAATCATCAAGCATGTCATCGAAAATTCAACAACACCAAATGAATTTGTGAGTTCTTGGGAAGAGGCCATGAAATGTGCTAAACTGGAGGGAAATGATTGGTTACAACTGATGTATGATTTGAGAAAGAAGTGGGTGCCAGCatatcttaatcatgtttttgctGCTGGAATGTCAAGTAGTCAAATATCTGAAAGTTCTCATTCATTTTTTAAGAG ATCAAAGGAAATTTGCCAATGGAACATCAGATGGTTAAAGtgtatacaaaaaaaaaaatgggttgAGTTTGAAAGTGAAATTAGTGAGAGTCATGGCTATTGTGTGCAACAAGTCTCAGAAGAAGATGAGAAAGTGATCTACAATGTGATGCATTATCAAAGCTCTTCTTCCTCTAAACCGAAG GTGTTTCAATTGCCTGATAAATATATACTCAATCGATGGACACAACATGCAATGGTTGGAGCACCATATACAATGGGTGAAGAAAATATCAGCAATGATCCAGAGAAGCTTTTGATTTCACGAAACTCGAGATTATCCTTCAAGAGTTCATTAATAATTGATGAGACATCTTTGACAGATGAGGGAACAAAGCTCATGGAGGAACAAT